TTCTATATACTCGCCTCTTTTTTTGCGAACAGGAGACGCAATGCTTGCGAGATGGTCTGGTGCTTTGGTTCTCTCGGCTTGGCTCTCGTTCTGGGGTTGTGCCCAGGCCCAGCCCAGCGATGCGGTCAACGCCGCAAAGACCGGCGATGTCGCGGCACAGTACGAGCTGGGAAAGGCCTATCTTTACGGCAAGGGCGTGGAAAAGAATGCCGACGATGCCTTGCGCTGGCTGAGGCTGGCCGCCGATCAGCAGCATGCGCCGTCCCAGTATCTGCTGGGCCTGGTCTATGTGCTGGGTGCCGAAGGCGTGAAGAAAGATCCTGAGGCAGGCCTGGCACGCATTCATCAGGCTGCAAACGCTGGCAATCTCGATGCGCAGAACCTGCTGGGAACTATCTATCTAAGAGGCGAAGCGGTTGAGCGGAATGCAGCAACAGGTGTCGCATGGCTGGAGCGCGCCGCGCAACAGGGCTCTGCGACAGCACAAAATAGTCTGGGCTTTGTCTACCGCAAAGGCGAGCTGCTGGCCCAGGATCTGCAGGTCTCGTTTCGCTGGTATCTGATGGCGGCGCAGCAAGCCGATGTGCTCGCGCAGTTCACGGTGGCCGAGATGTACTACCTTGGCGAAGGCGTTGAGAAGAACCATGCCGAAGCCGCGAAATGGCTGACCCCGCTGGCAGACAAAGGCGTGCAAAAAGCCCAATTGCTGCTGGGGAAGATTTGCTTCGAAGGCCAGGGTGTGGCCCCCGACTACAAGCGAGCCGTGCTGCTCCTGCATGCTGTAGCCATCCGTGGCTCGGGCGAGGCGTACTATGAACTGGGCCGCCTGTTTGAGCAGGGCGAGGGCGAGTATCGCAACGATAAGGAAGCGATCGCCTATTACACCCAGGCACTGAAGTACCAGCATGCGGCCGCCGCCGAGCGCCTGCAGCAGCTTTCTGCGGCATCCGTCGAAGCCGGTTCGTTTGCGCAGTCCATGGGGTACATGGAAAACCTGAACTCGGCGCTCAAAGGCAATGTGCTGGCCCAGTACAACGTCGGCGTCTTCCAGTACCTGGGCAAGGGTTTCGACAAGCCCAACTACGCCGAGGCTGCCAAATGGTTCGCCATGGCAGCCGAGCAAGGCTATGCCAAGGCCCAGTACAACCTGGGCACTCTGTACGAGAATGGCGATGGTGTGCACAGGAGCCTGGCCCAGGCGCTCAAGTGGTACCGTCTGGCCGCCGAGCAGCAGGATGCGCCGGCCCAATATGCCTTGGGCACCTTGTACCGGGATGGTCAGGGTGTGAAAAAGAACGCCAGGCTCGCGCGTGAATGGTTGCAGCGCGCTGCCGCCCAAGGCCATGCACCGGCAAAAAAGGCCTTGGCACAGCTCTGAGCCGACAAGCGGGGCCGTTTCGCGGGCCCCGGCTTGCCAGCGCGAGCACGGCTAGGCCGGCTCCGAGATCTCGATGAGGTTCAGGTCGGGGTCACGCACATAGATGGAGCGGATTTTCGATGTGGCACCGGTGCGCATCACGGGACCTTCGGCAATCGGAACCGACAACTGCTGCAGGCGCATGATGACTTTGTCCAGCGGCACCGAGGCCAGAAAGCACAGATCCAGGGCACCGGGCACAGGAGTGTGGGCCTTGGGTTCGAACTCGCGCCCCTTCACATGCAGATTGATCTTCTGCTGGCCGAAGACAAAGGCCTTGCGCTCCACGGGCGGGTTGCCGCCGATGAAGGACTCCAGTCGCATGCCCAGGACTTCGGTGTAGAAGTGTATGCATTGGGCTTCGTTGGCCGTTGTGAGTACCAGGTGGTCGAGGTGGCTGATCATGACAAGGCTGCTCTCTGATTGTGAAAACGAGTGTGAGGGCACGCGAGCTCGCGTTGCAGGGGAACGGCATGAGCATGGTGCAGTTGCAGGCAGGCATTGCCGTCAAGGCTGCAGTCCGGGTCGATTCTGTCAGGCTGTCGCCGGCCCGTCCTGGCGCATGACGCCCTGCAAAAAAGCCTGCTCTGCGAGCTGCGCCAGCGGCGCGCGGGGGATGCGACCGCGGCGCTCGCCGTCTATGAGGGCGATCACGGTTCCCAGCCAGAGCTCGGTCAATGTTGCCGCGCTGAAATCGATGCGGAACACGCCTTCCTGCTGGCCGCGCAGGAAGAAAGCGTCGACCTTGGGCTCCCAGATCGCATTTTCCTCCATGGGCTTTTCGACCTCGTTCCAGTAATAGGTCAGAAACAGCGTGAATTCGCGGTGTTCGAGATGCTTGGCATTGAGGCGCTTGAGGGCCTCGAGCACCGGGCCTTCCTCGATGCGGGCTTCGTCCAGTGCGTCGTCCAGCGTGCGCAGGCTTTGCTCCAGCAGGCGCTTGATCAGCAGATCGCGCGTGGGGCAGAAACGGTAGAGCGTGGCCTTGCTGATGCCAATGGCCTTGGCCAGCTCCTGCAAGGTGGCGCGTGGGTGGTTGACCAGGGCCAGGGCCAATGGGGGGAGGATTGCTGTGTTGTCGTGGGGGGCTGTTGTCATTCGTAGCTCCGGTTGGGGCGGATACGGATGAACCTATTTTGATTCAATCAGCGAGTCTAAAAGCAAGAGCTGGCAACTTTACACATCAGCAAAATATCAAGAATCAATATAGGCCTTAATGAATCAAATTTGATTCAAAAAACTTTTTCATGCATCATGCGCGTCTTTCAAGATTTGACAAGACTCAAAAGCCATGAAGACGAAAAGCCAGAATGTGCGTGCCTGGCCGGCCCTGGCCGCATTGGCGGCCGCAATGATGTTGAGCGGTTGCATCCAGTCGGAAGCGGGTGGTCAGCCCCAGGAGCTGCCGCAGGTGGATGTGGTGACCGTCAAGCCCAGGGCGCTGAGCCTCAGCGCTGAACTGCCCGGGCGGATCGAGCCTGTGCGCGTGGCCGAGGTGCGTGCGCGTGTGCCGGGTATTGTGCTGAGCCGCCATTTCAAGGAGGGCGCCGATGTGAAGGCTGGCGAGGTGCTGTTCAGCATCGACCCGGCGCCGCTGCGCGCTGCGCTGTCGCGGGCCCGGGGCGAGCTGGCGCGAGCCGAGGCTGCGCTGTCGGAAGCGCAGTCCGTGGTGCGCCGCTACGAACCGCTGGTGGCGCAGGAGGCTGTGAGCCGCCAGGATTTCGACAGCGCCAAGGCTACGCTGCACAGTGCCATGGCCACGCGTCAATCGGCCCAGGCCGAAGTGGAGGCGGCACGCCTGAACCTGGAGTATGCGACGGTGAAAGCTCCGATCGCCGGCCGCATCGGCCGTGCCCTGGTGACCGAAGGTGCCCTGGTTGGCCAGGGGGAAGCGACAGCGATGGCGGTGATCCAGCAGTTGGACCCCGTCTACGCCGATTTTCGCCAGCCTGCCGCGCTGGCCACGCGCTGGCGTGCCCAGCAACTGCAGGGCCAGTCGCCACGCAGCACTCTGGTGACGCTGGTGGCTGACGGCCTGGATCAGAAACGCCAGGGACGGATGCTGTTCTCGGATGTGACGGTGGATCGCGGTACCGGCCAGCTGGCGCTGCGCGGTGAGTTCCCCAACCAGGATGGCTTGCTGCTGCCCGGCATGTATGTGCGCGTGACCTTGGGCCTGGGCGAGGATCCTGCGGCCATTCTCGTGCCTCAGCGCGCGGTGCAGCGCGGCGCCGACGGATTGGCCCATGTGCTGGTGCTCGACGAGCAGAACATGGTGCAGTCCCAGAAGGTGAGAACCGGTGCCATGTACGGCTCCGATTGGCATATCACCGAGGGCCTCAAGGAAAACGCCAGGGTGGTGGTCGGAGGCCTTGCGGCAGCCGTGCCCGGCACCAAGGTGCAGATCCGAGCGGCCGCTGCAGCTGAAGCTGGCGTCGTCAAAGACTCTGAAGCTACTTCAAAAAAATGAGCAATATGCGCTGATTCTGAAGGCGCTGAATGCCAAAAAAGACAAGCCTTATTCAAGGATAGATGATGTCCCGGTTTTTTATTGATCGCCCCAAGCTGGCCTGGGTGGTTGCGATCTTCATCCTGCTGGCCGGCCTGCTGGCGATCCCGGCCTTGCCTGTGGCGCAGTTTCCCAATGTGGCGCCACCGCAGATCTCCATCTCGGCAACCTATCCGGGGGCATCAGCCACCACGGTGATGGAGTCGGTGACCAGCGTCATCGAGGAGGAACTCAACGGCACCAAGGGTCTGCTGTACTTCGACTCGTCCAGCGGCGCCACGGGCCTGGCCGAAATCACGGCCACCTTTGCGCCGGGCACCGATCCCGCACTGGCCCAGGTCGAGGTGCAGAACCGTATCAAGAAGGCCGAGGCCAGGCTGCCCGCCTCGGTGATGCAGATGGGCTTGCAGGTCGAACAGGCCAGCGCCAACTTCCTGCTGATCTATTCGCTGACCTACAAGGGCGACGACAGCGGCAAGAACGAGGTCCGCCTCTCCGACTATGCGGTGCGCAACATCAACAACGAGATCCGCCGCGTGCCCGGTGTGGGCAAGGTGCAGTACTTCGGCGCCGATGTCGCCATGCGGGTCTGGGTCGATCCGCAGAAGCTGCTGGGCTACGGCCTGTCGGTGGCGGACGTGAACGCGGCCATTGCCGCGCAGAACGCCCAGGTGCCGGCAGGCAGCTTCGGCAGCCAGCCCGGATCGTCCGAGCAGGAGCTCAGCGCCACGATTGCCGTCAAGGGCACGCTGAGTTCGCCCGAGGAGTTCGGCCAGATCGTGCTGCAGGCCAGGGACGACGGCTCGGCCGTGCACCTGGCCGATGTGGCGCGTCTCGAAGTCGGCCAGCTCGATTACAGCTTTGCCTCGCGCGAGGACGGCCACAAAGGAGTGGCGGCCGCCGTGCAACTGGCACCTGGTGCCAATGCGATGCAGACCGCCAAGGCGGTCAAGGCGAGGCTAGCCGAGCTGTCGCAGAACTTCCCGGACGATATTCAGTACGCCGTGCCCTACGACACCTCACGCTTTGTCGAAGTCGCCATCGGCAAGGTGATCCAGACCCTGGTCGAGGCCGTGGTGCTGGTGTTCCTGGTGATGTGGCTGTTCCTGCAGAACCTGCGCTATACGCTGATTCCCACCATCGTGGTTCCGGTGTGTCTGGCCGGCACCCTGGCGGTGATGTATGCGCTGGGCTTCTCGGTCAATATGATGACCATGTTCGGCATGGTGCTGGCCATCGGCATCCTGGTCGACGATGCCATCGTGGTGGTGGAGAACGTGGAGCGTCTCATGGCCGAGGAGGGCCTCACGCCGCTGGCCGCCACCGTGAAGGCCATGCAGCAGGTCTCGGGGGGCATCGTCGGCATCACGCTGGTGCTGGTGGCCGTGTTCCTGCCCCTGGCCTTCATGAGCGGCTCGGTGGGCGTGATCTACCGTCAGTTCTCGCTGTCGCTGGCGGTCTCCATCCTGTTCTCGGGCCTGCTGGCGCTGACATTCACGCCGGCACTGTGCGCCACGCTGCTCAAGCCTGTTGCCGAAGATCACCACGAGGAGAAGAAAGGTCTCTTCGGCTGGTTCAACCGGCACTTTGCCAAGTTGACCGAGCGCTTTTCCCTTCTCAACCAGCGTCTGGTCAAGCGCACGGGCCGCTATATGCTTATCTATGCAGCCATCGTGGGCGGGCTGGGCTTTGCCTATACGCGCATGCCCGAGTCCTTTGTGCCTTATGAAGACATGGGCTACTACATCGTCAGCGTGCAACTGCCTCCGGGTGCGACCGAAGCACGCACGGAGGCTGTGGTGCGCGACATGGAAACCTATGTGAAGAGCCGCCCTGCGACGGCCCAGGCCGAGTTCCTGATGGGCTACAGCTTCTCGGGCATGGGGCAGAACGCGGCCATGGCCTTCGTCACGCTCAAGGACTGGTCCATGCGCGGCAAGGGGCAGGCGTCGTGGGACGAGGTCCAGGCCTTCAATCAGCGCTTCGGCAGTCTGTCCGATGGTGCGGCCATGGCGGTGGACCCGCCACCCATCGACGGCCTGGGCAATTCCGGCGGCTT
This DNA window, taken from Comamonas testosteroni TK102, encodes the following:
- a CDS encoding efflux RND transporter periplasmic adaptor subunit; translated protein: MKTKSQNVRAWPALAALAAAMMLSGCIQSEAGGQPQELPQVDVVTVKPRALSLSAELPGRIEPVRVAEVRARVPGIVLSRHFKEGADVKAGEVLFSIDPAPLRAALSRARGELARAEAALSEAQSVVRRYEPLVAQEAVSRQDFDSAKATLHSAMATRQSAQAEVEAARLNLEYATVKAPIAGRIGRALVTEGALVGQGEATAMAVIQQLDPVYADFRQPAALATRWRAQQLQGQSPRSTLVTLVADGLDQKRQGRMLFSDVTVDRGTGQLALRGEFPNQDGLLLPGMYVRVTLGLGEDPAAILVPQRAVQRGADGLAHVLVLDEQNMVQSQKVRTGAMYGSDWHITEGLKENARVVVGGLAAAVPGTKVQIRAAAAAEAGVVKDSEATSKK
- a CDS encoding TetR/AcrR family transcriptional regulator is translated as MTTAPHDNTAILPPLALALVNHPRATLQELAKAIGISKATLYRFCPTRDLLIKRLLEQSLRTLDDALDEARIEEGPVLEALKRLNAKHLEHREFTLFLTYYWNEVEKPMEENAIWEPKVDAFFLRGQQEGVFRIDFSAATLTELWLGTVIALIDGERRGRIPRAPLAQLAEQAFLQGVMRQDGPATA
- a CDS encoding VOC family protein codes for the protein MISHLDHLVLTTANEAQCIHFYTEVLGMRLESFIGGNPPVERKAFVFGQQKINLHVKGREFEPKAHTPVPGALDLCFLASVPLDKVIMRLQQLSVPIAEGPVMRTGATSKIRSIYVRDPDLNLIEISEPA
- a CDS encoding tetratricopeptide repeat protein, producing the protein MLARWSGALVLSAWLSFWGCAQAQPSDAVNAAKTGDVAAQYELGKAYLYGKGVEKNADDALRWLRLAADQQHAPSQYLLGLVYVLGAEGVKKDPEAGLARIHQAANAGNLDAQNLLGTIYLRGEAVERNAATGVAWLERAAQQGSATAQNSLGFVYRKGELLAQDLQVSFRWYLMAAQQADVLAQFTVAEMYYLGEGVEKNHAEAAKWLTPLADKGVQKAQLLLGKICFEGQGVAPDYKRAVLLLHAVAIRGSGEAYYELGRLFEQGEGEYRNDKEAIAYYTQALKYQHAAAAERLQQLSAASVEAGSFAQSMGYMENLNSALKGNVLAQYNVGVFQYLGKGFDKPNYAEAAKWFAMAAEQGYAKAQYNLGTLYENGDGVHRSLAQALKWYRLAAEQQDAPAQYALGTLYRDGQGVKKNARLAREWLQRAAAQGHAPAKKALAQL
- a CDS encoding efflux RND transporter permease subunit; translation: MSRFFIDRPKLAWVVAIFILLAGLLAIPALPVAQFPNVAPPQISISATYPGASATTVMESVTSVIEEELNGTKGLLYFDSSSGATGLAEITATFAPGTDPALAQVEVQNRIKKAEARLPASVMQMGLQVEQASANFLLIYSLTYKGDDSGKNEVRLSDYAVRNINNEIRRVPGVGKVQYFGADVAMRVWVDPQKLLGYGLSVADVNAAIAAQNAQVPAGSFGSQPGSSEQELSATIAVKGTLSSPEEFGQIVLQARDDGSAVHLADVARLEVGQLDYSFASREDGHKGVAAAVQLAPGANAMQTAKAVKARLAELSQNFPDDIQYAVPYDTSRFVEVAIGKVIQTLVEAVVLVFLVMWLFLQNLRYTLIPTIVVPVCLAGTLAVMYALGFSVNMMTMFGMVLAIGILVDDAIVVVENVERLMAEEGLTPLAATVKAMQQVSGGIVGITLVLVAVFLPLAFMSGSVGVIYRQFSLSLAVSILFSGLLALTFTPALCATLLKPVAEDHHEEKKGLFGWFNRHFAKLTERFSLLNQRLVKRTGRYMLIYAAIVGGLGFAYTRMPESFVPYEDMGYYIVSVQLPPGATEARTEAVVRDMETYVKSRPATAQAEFLMGYSFSGMGQNAAMAFVTLKDWSMRGKGQASWDEVQAFNQRFGSLSDGAAMAVDPPPIDGLGNSGGFALRLQDRANLGREALVAARDELLKKANASPVIAYAMMENLEDAPQLRLDIDRRKAQAQGVSFASISAVLSTAYGSAVINEFPNAGRLQRVVVQADTAARMTPEALLRLYVPNVQGEQVPLASFASVEWEQGPVQISRYNGYPAFRIAGDAKPGHTTGEAMAELERILGEMPRGIGYEWTALSYQEKAAGAQAPKLFALAIVVVFLLLVALYESWSIPAAVMLIVPVGALGSVLATSALGLSNDVYFKVGLITIIGLAAKNAILIVEFAKDLHERGHSLTEAALQAARLRFRPIVMTSLAFILGVVPLALATGAGASSQAAIGVGVIGGMLSATLLGVLFVPIFFVFVLSLRRKRRAVPQEKNSDSEGESA